The proteins below are encoded in one region of Desulfomicrobium apsheronum:
- a CDS encoding ABC transporter ATP-binding protein, producing MIRVQAINKYFHRGSVNEVHSLRDLSIDIEQGDFITIIGSNGAGKSTFLSCLAGTHALDSGNITMAGTDVTRWPEHKRARFIGRVFQDPLMGTCASGSIAQNMALAQKRGQRRGLSRGVKTGDREAFRQHLRVLGLGLEDRLQDRAGLLSGGQRQALTMVMATLVRPELLLLDEHTAALDPKTAGQILELTRNIVTEHGLTTLMVTHNMHQALALGNRLIMMHRGRIIFDVRGQEKEELTVEVLLDKFQSQADAEVSDRMLLG from the coding sequence ATGATACGCGTCCAGGCCATCAACAAGTATTTTCACCGGGGCAGCGTGAACGAAGTGCACAGCCTCCGGGACCTGTCCATCGATATCGAGCAGGGTGACTTCATCACCATCATCGGCTCCAACGGCGCGGGCAAGTCGACCTTCCTGTCCTGCCTGGCCGGGACCCATGCTCTCGATTCCGGGAACATCACCATGGCCGGAACGGACGTAACCCGCTGGCCCGAGCACAAGCGCGCCCGCTTCATCGGCCGCGTCTTTCAGGACCCGCTCATGGGTACCTGCGCCAGCGGTTCCATTGCCCAGAACATGGCTCTGGCCCAGAAAAGGGGACAGCGACGCGGCCTGTCCCGGGGCGTCAAGACGGGCGACAGGGAAGCCTTCCGCCAGCACCTGCGCGTACTGGGACTGGGGCTTGAAGACCGCCTCCAGGACCGGGCAGGCCTGCTCTCCGGCGGGCAGCGCCAGGCCCTGACCATGGTCATGGCCACCCTGGTCCGGCCGGAACTGCTGCTCCTGGACGAGCACACTGCGGCCCTCGATCCCAAGACCGCCGGGCAGATCCTGGAACTGACCCGAAACATCGTCACCGAACACGGCCTGACCACGCTCATGGTCACCCACAACATGCATCAGGCCCTGGCCCTGGGCAACCGGCTGATCATGATGCACCGGGGTCGCATCATCTTCGACGTGCGCGGACAGGAGAAAGAGGAGCTTACCGTCGAGGTCCTGCTGGACAAATTCCAGAGCCAGGCGGACGCGGAAGTTTCGGACCGGATGCTGCTGGGCTAA
- a CDS encoding sigma-54-dependent transcriptional regulator gives MNRSILVVDDEIRYRELYARVLRDAGFDVLEAGSAADALELLEHETLDMIVSDVRMPGESGLDLLRRVRAGKPELPFLLVTAYADVREAVDALKLGAVDYLAKPVDLDELLAAVRDTLGVGADADPEIPAGSLEGIVAASPAMRSVLRDAYRVAPSDATVLLTGESGSGKEVVAQFIHRHSTRRDKPMVPVNCAAIAPALLASELFGHERGAFTGAVNKRNGYFREAHEGTLFLDEIGDMPLELQPSLLRATETGRITPVGSDKETLIDCRLIAATNHDLETDVAEGRFRQDLYYRLNVITIDIPPLRERPEDIPPLARAFLNKDKTEAQRLSRAAMQALVSHPWPGNVRELANAMAHVRLLSQTDVILPEHLPPAVRKSAGKAAPASRNAESQEAPVQARTLEQHEIEAVTAALKQTKGNRTHAAQLLGITRRGLIYKLKRLGIE, from the coding sequence ATGAACAGATCCATCCTGGTCGTCGACGACGAGATCCGCTACCGTGAACTCTATGCCCGCGTGCTGCGCGACGCGGGTTTTGATGTGCTTGAGGCCGGAAGCGCGGCCGACGCCCTGGAATTACTGGAACATGAGACTTTGGACATGATCGTCAGCGATGTGCGCATGCCCGGGGAGAGCGGGCTCGATCTGCTGCGCCGGGTGCGGGCAGGGAAACCGGAGCTGCCCTTTCTTCTGGTCACCGCCTACGCCGACGTGCGCGAGGCCGTGGACGCCCTCAAGCTCGGAGCCGTGGACTATCTGGCCAAACCCGTGGATCTGGACGAGCTTCTGGCGGCCGTGCGCGACACCCTGGGCGTAGGAGCGGACGCGGACCCGGAGATCCCCGCCGGATCTTTGGAGGGCATCGTGGCCGCAAGCCCGGCCATGCGCTCCGTGCTGCGCGATGCCTACCGCGTGGCCCCAAGCGACGCCACGGTCCTTCTGACCGGCGAGAGCGGTAGCGGCAAGGAAGTCGTGGCGCAGTTCATCCACCGCCACAGCACCCGTCGCGACAAGCCGATGGTTCCGGTCAACTGCGCGGCCATTGCCCCGGCTCTCTTGGCCAGCGAGCTGTTCGGGCATGAACGGGGCGCCTTCACCGGGGCAGTGAACAAGCGTAACGGGTATTTCCGCGAGGCCCACGAAGGGACTCTCTTTCTTGACGAAATCGGAGACATGCCCCTGGAATTGCAGCCGTCCCTGCTGCGGGCCACGGAAACGGGACGCATCACTCCCGTGGGCTCGGACAAGGAGACCCTCATCGATTGCAGGCTCATCGCGGCCACCAACCATGACCTTGAAACCGACGTGGCCGAGGGTCGCTTTCGCCAGGATCTCTACTACCGCCTGAACGTCATCACCATCGACATTCCGCCCCTTCGGGAGCGCCCGGAAGACATTCCGCCCTTGGCGCGCGCCTTCCTGAACAAGGACAAGACCGAAGCACAACGCCTCTCGCGCGCGGCCATGCAGGCCCTCGTAAGTCACCCCTGGCCCGGCAACGTGCGCGAGCTGGCCAACGCCATGGCCCATGTGCGCCTGCTGAGCCAGACCGATGTCATCCTGCCCGAACATCTTCCGCCCGCCGTGCGCAAGTCCGCTGGCAAGGCAGCTCCGGCATCACGCAACGCCGAGTCACAGGAAGCCCCGGTCCAGGCCAGGACCCTCGAACAGCACGAAATCGAGGCCGTCACCGCCGCCCTGAAGCAGACCAAGGGCAACCGCACCCACGCGGCCCAGCTGCTCGGCATCACCAGACGGGGACTCATCTACAAACTCAAACGCCTCGGGATTGAATAG
- a CDS encoding DUF6515 family protein — MNTLFKITRLPLLAALLCLHFFAVPVQGAQGLPRDPQNPAEHKVEKKNSRTDNRNRADFKATRKGHDRQDQGASPKQRSPRGKSSPDNTGKARSNDPAAMQRALRDTPKSQASVSLGTVTPPADLMRLHTGPEWSRHDSPDQHRDKNRRDSRTVTPRQQPPVQKSLVISRETIRHDDRHDVRRPRVDTRKDHRPRGDSDRHSTRMHNGGNNHRPVTVKHVVHTIPSRHAVVLHGRDRYHYYSGRFYRPWNNGFILVRPPIGLVVLNIPLGSRMVISAGITYHVFGDVHYRRVSSGYQVVEPIRGHSANRPDRVEVVIDLLNIRYGPDTSEAVIAQVGRYTTLRVLGSAPGWFYVEMDGEEDMRGWVMERFVSQGNARG, encoded by the coding sequence ATGAACACCTTATTCAAAATCACACGCCTGCCGCTTCTTGCGGCCCTGCTCTGCCTTCATTTTTTCGCCGTGCCGGTCCAGGGGGCGCAAGGCTTGCCCCGGGATCCTCAAAATCCTGCCGAGCACAAAGTCGAAAAAAAGAATTCTCGCACGGACAACCGTAACCGCGCCGACTTCAAAGCCACGCGGAAAGGCCACGACAGACAGGATCAGGGAGCAAGCCCAAAACAGCGCTCGCCGCGCGGCAAAAGCAGCCCTGACAACACGGGCAAGGCCCGGTCCAATGATCCTGCGGCAATGCAGCGTGCCTTGAGGGACACGCCAAAGTCACAGGCATCCGTGAGCCTTGGCACGGTGACGCCTCCGGCCGACTTGATGCGTCTTCACACGGGCCCGGAGTGGTCCAGGCATGATTCTCCCGATCAACACCGGGACAAGAATCGCCGCGACTCTCGTACCGTCACCCCGAGGCAGCAACCCCCGGTGCAGAAAAGCCTTGTCATCTCCCGCGAGACAATCAGGCATGATGACCGCCACGACGTAAGACGCCCGCGGGTCGACACGCGCAAGGATCATCGGCCCCGAGGCGACAGCGACCGGCACTCCACGCGGATGCACAATGGCGGAAACAACCACCGACCCGTGACCGTCAAACACGTGGTTCATACGATCCCCTCGCGCCACGCGGTAGTCCTGCACGGCCGGGACAGATATCATTATTATTCCGGTCGGTTCTACCGCCCCTGGAACAACGGCTTCATCCTGGTGCGCCCGCCGATCGGCCTGGTCGTGCTGAACATCCCGCTGGGCAGCCGCATGGTCATCTCGGCAGGCATCACCTACCATGTCTTCGGTGATGTCCATTACCGCCGTGTGTCCTCGGGCTACCAAGTCGTGGAACCGATACGCGGCCACAGCGCGAACCGGCCGGACCGGGTGGAGGTCGTCATCGACCTCCTGAACATCCGCTACGGCCCGGACACGAGCGAGGCCGTCATCGCCCAGGTCGGCCGCTACACGACATTGCGCGTGCTCGGCAGCGCGCCCGGGTGGTTCTACGTGGAAATGGACGGGGAGGAAGACATGCGCGGGTGGGTCATGGAGCGCTTCGTCAGCCAGGGCAATGCCCGGGGCTGA
- a CDS encoding metal ABC transporter solute-binding protein, Zn/Mn family — protein MRKNLCLFTVLLSLLAVSAQAAPAAFVTITPQKYFVDKVSGGEVPVSIMVEPGANPHAYEPRPRQMAELARASIYFTIGDSFDQTWLERIMGASPGMTIVHTAKGIDKIPMSEEHNHGEVHHDAEVHHDGDEHHHEGEHAGKKHEAEEHDAHDARHDDHHNHDQGTLDPHIWLDPALVRIQVAHIRDGLSLVNPERAAFYASNAAAFDKELDELDREIRSILEPLPRENRTFLVFHPSWGYFAKAYGLTQASIEVDGKEPSPRDLARIIAAGKESGAKIIFVQPQFSQKSAAVIAKQIGATVVRLDPLAADWAENLRSAARAFADALK, from the coding sequence ATGAGAAAGAATCTTTGCCTGTTCACTGTGTTGCTGAGTTTGCTCGCAGTCTCGGCACAGGCCGCTCCAGCCGCCTTCGTGACCATAACTCCGCAAAAATACTTTGTTGACAAGGTCAGCGGCGGCGAGGTTCCCGTTTCGATCATGGTCGAACCCGGAGCCAATCCCCACGCGTACGAGCCAAGACCCAGACAGATGGCCGAGCTGGCCAGGGCGAGCATCTACTTCACCATCGGCGACAGCTTCGATCAAACCTGGCTAGAGCGGATCATGGGCGCCAGTCCGGGAATGACTATCGTGCACACGGCCAAAGGCATCGACAAGATCCCCATGAGCGAGGAGCATAACCACGGCGAAGTGCACCACGACGCTGAAGTGCACCATGACGGCGACGAACATCATCATGAAGGGGAACACGCCGGGAAGAAGCACGAGGCAGAGGAGCATGATGCCCATGATGCTCGGCACGACGACCATCACAATCATGATCAGGGCACGCTCGACCCCCACATCTGGCTCGATCCCGCGCTGGTCAGGATTCAGGTAGCCCACATCCGCGACGGCCTCAGCCTTGTGAATCCCGAGCGCGCGGCCTTCTACGCCTCCAATGCCGCCGCCTTCGACAAGGAATTGGATGAACTCGACCGGGAAATACGTTCCATCCTGGAGCCGCTGCCCCGGGAAAATCGCACCTTCCTTGTCTTCCACCCTTCATGGGGCTATTTTGCCAAGGCCTACGGGCTGACCCAGGCATCCATCGAAGTGGACGGCAAAGAGCCAAGTCCCAGGGATCTGGCGCGGATCATCGCGGCCGGCAAGGAATCAGGGGCCAAGATTATTTTTGTGCAGCCGCAGTTTTCGCAGAAAAGCGCCGCCGTCATCGCCAAGCAGATCGGGGCAACGGTTGTTCGTCTCGATCCGTTGGCTGCGGATTGGGCCGAAAACCTGCGCAGTGCGGCCCGCGCCTTTGCCGACGCACTCAAATAA
- a CDS encoding bifunctional homocysteine S-methyltransferase/methylenetetrahydrofolate reductase, producing MKQHILTALGERVVVADGAMGSLLFDRGVDSSSCYDVLNLTDPALVQSIHKAYADAGAEIIETNTFGANRVKLGRFDLAHRTREINLRGAELARGQAGPGRWVAGAMGPLGRLGIDPLSQEELEDIFGGQALALVEGGVDFIMLETFASLSLLLTALRGVKAVVSVPVAAQMVFTQRGRTHSGRTARECFDALIWAGADVVGLNCGIGPKNALEVVQGLGPVPVPLSVLPNAGFPESSGDRLIYASSPEYFARRTAACAAHGARLLGGCCGTAPEHIAALVRALDAGSSEARIVSVSPDEVNTQTAAPTRLSRRLAEGKVILVELDPPKHLDVEPVLAAAEALSAAGVDAITIAENPLAVPRLSNIVLAGMVRARTGVDVVVHMTGRDRNLVGMQSTIMGLAASNLHNVLAVTGDPPSAGSAERVSGVYDLRSLELMALLAGFNEGRNHYGDSMRLPVNFCIGGAFNPNTRNMALQVGRMEKKMTAGARYFLTQPVYSRERVDEILAATAHITAPIVLGIMPLASSRNAEFLHNEFPGIEIPSETRERMARAGEHGQEEGVNIAWELLEYAWPHFAGVYIIPPFNRHVMALELMRRLGR from the coding sequence GTGAAGCAGCACATTCTGACGGCTCTTGGCGAGCGGGTGGTGGTGGCCGACGGGGCCATGGGTTCGCTGCTCTTCGATCGCGGCGTGGACAGTTCGTCCTGCTACGACGTCCTGAACCTGACCGATCCGGCCCTGGTGCAATCCATCCACAAGGCCTATGCGGACGCGGGTGCGGAGATCATCGAGACCAACACCTTCGGAGCCAACAGGGTCAAGCTCGGGCGCTTCGATCTGGCGCACAGGACTCGCGAGATCAACCTGCGCGGCGCGGAACTGGCGCGCGGCCAGGCCGGACCGGGGCGCTGGGTGGCCGGAGCCATGGGCCCGCTTGGCCGTTTGGGCATCGATCCGCTCAGCCAGGAGGAGCTGGAGGATATTTTTGGCGGGCAGGCCCTGGCGCTGGTGGAGGGTGGCGTGGATTTCATCATGCTCGAAACCTTCGCCAGCCTGTCGCTGCTCCTGACCGCCCTGCGCGGGGTCAAGGCCGTGGTGTCCGTGCCCGTGGCCGCACAGATGGTTTTCACCCAGCGCGGCCGCACTCATTCAGGGCGCACGGCCCGTGAATGCTTCGACGCCCTGATCTGGGCCGGAGCTGACGTGGTGGGGCTCAACTGCGGAATCGGTCCCAAGAACGCCCTGGAGGTGGTGCAGGGGCTGGGCCCCGTGCCGGTCCCGCTCTCGGTGCTGCCCAACGCGGGCTTCCCCGAATCCTCGGGCGATCGCCTCATCTACGCGTCCTCGCCGGAGTATTTCGCTCGGCGCACGGCGGCCTGCGCGGCGCATGGGGCACGTCTCTTGGGTGGATGCTGCGGCACCGCCCCGGAGCATATTGCGGCCCTGGTTCGCGCTCTTGACGCGGGTTCGTCCGAGGCGCGGATCGTTTCCGTATCGCCGGACGAGGTCAACACGCAGACGGCCGCGCCGACGCGCCTGTCCCGCCGCCTTGCCGAGGGCAAGGTCATTTTGGTGGAGCTCGACCCGCCCAAGCACCTTGATGTCGAGCCGGTCCTGGCGGCGGCCGAAGCCCTGAGCGCCGCCGGAGTGGACGCCATCACCATCGCCGAGAATCCGCTGGCCGTGCCGCGCCTGTCCAATATCGTGCTGGCCGGCATGGTCCGGGCCCGGACCGGCGTTGATGTCGTGGTGCACATGACGGGCCGTGACCGCAATCTGGTTGGCATGCAGTCGACCATCATGGGCTTGGCCGCGTCGAATCTGCACAACGTGCTGGCCGTGACCGGCGATCCGCCTTCGGCCGGAAGCGCGGAGCGGGTCTCGGGAGTCTACGACCTGCGTTCCCTGGAGCTCATGGCTCTTTTGGCCGGGTTCAACGAGGGGCGCAACCACTACGGGGACTCCATGCGCCTGCCCGTCAATTTCTGCATTGGCGGTGCCTTCAATCCCAACACCCGCAACATGGCCCTGCAGGTCGGGCGCATGGAGAAGAAAATGACGGCCGGGGCACGCTATTTTCTGACCCAACCCGTGTATTCCAGAGAGCGCGTGGACGAAATTCTGGCCGCGACGGCGCACATAACCGCGCCCATCGTGCTTGGCATCATGCCGCTGGCCAGCAGCCGCAACGCCGAGTTTCTGCACAACGAGTTTCCCGGCATCGAGATTCCGTCCGAAACCCGCGAGCGCATGGCCCGCGCCGGAGAGCATGGTCAAGAGGAAGGCGTGAACATCGCCTGGGAACTTCTGGAGTATGCCTGGCCCCATTTCGCCGGGGTGTACATCATCCCGCCCTTCAACCGTCATGTCATGGCCCTTGAGCTGATGCGACGGCTGGGGCGCTGA
- a CDS encoding nitroreductase family protein — MLDFIIDETRCVQCGECAADCPASIIDMDGGLPRIPEHRESYCIGCQHCLAVCPTAALSILGKDPDKSAPVLPPSPDALENLIKSRRSVRRFLPDRVEGHILDRLMDVIAHAPTGKNQRRIRFTLVDDPQVMELIRVGTMDGIRKAVIDDSLPDGMEFFAKMVAPYDQGRDIIYRKAPHMIIASAPKDSAAPDADPFIALSYFELMAQSLGLGTVWCGFARWALQSVVPELGRTLGIPADHRSMYAMMFGYPAVSYARAVQRDVVGVHRVGPADLEGGR; from the coding sequence ATGCTTGATTTCATCATCGACGAAACCCGTTGCGTACAGTGCGGAGAATGCGCGGCCGACTGTCCGGCGTCCATCATAGACATGGATGGCGGCTTGCCGCGCATCCCCGAGCACCGGGAGTCATATTGCATTGGCTGCCAGCACTGCCTGGCCGTCTGTCCCACTGCGGCCCTTTCCATCCTGGGCAAGGATCCCGATAAGAGCGCTCCTGTTCTACCCCCGTCTCCAGATGCGCTGGAAAATCTGATCAAAAGCCGCCGCTCCGTGCGCCGCTTCCTTCCTGACCGGGTTGAAGGGCATATCCTGGACAGGCTCATGGACGTGATTGCCCATGCGCCAACGGGCAAGAATCAGCGCAGGATTCGTTTCACCCTGGTTGACGACCCGCAGGTGATGGAATTGATCCGGGTAGGGACCATGGATGGGATCCGCAAGGCCGTGATCGACGACAGCCTGCCCGACGGCATGGAATTCTTCGCCAAGATGGTCGCCCCTTACGATCAGGGCAGGGACATCATCTACCGTAAGGCGCCGCACATGATCATCGCTTCCGCGCCCAAGGACTCGGCCGCTCCGGATGCGGACCCGTTCATAGCCCTCTCCTATTTCGAGCTGATGGCCCAGAGTCTGGGCCTTGGCACCGTCTGGTGCGGCTTTGCGCGCTGGGCCCTGCAAAGCGTGGTTCCGGAGCTTGGCCGGACCCTTGGCATTCCGGCTGATCATCGGTCCATGTACGCCATGATGTTCGGCTATCCGGCGGTCAGCTACGCCCGTGCCGTTCAGCGCGATGTCGTCGGCGTGCACAGGGTCGGTCCGGCCGATCTGGAGGGTGGACGGTGA
- a CDS encoding sensor histidine kinase: MKHDTRLYRIPLLTALVLIMALSVWVFSSWQGYSERSMEWRRQRAQDSFATLNAIIASMSNGELTDWKQVETVLSNVIRGSRTLFVVVQGRHGRLVQTGTMPEFLMTNSTRGEIDTADMYVMWSPLQPAHIPANWAEALESTNLGLGLWPRSNPVMYLGFRSSPESFTSSWFWQRQGPIFASALVCILAVTAVWITGIRRRILAGELAAERIRSAHLEELGLAAAGLAHETKNPLGIIMGMAQQIEARHDIPAESRTMLGHIMDEVDKASSRLGNFMNFARQRKPSLAPVRIDRLCREVVHILGPDFDAGGVDLLTQVKAATISADEAMLRQVLVNLLLNSLHASPAGTTVRIVLGKQERRLFLAVEDQGRGIPSELLPDIFKPYVSGSPTGHGLGLAIVKRVVEAHGWKISAASTRGQGTTMTISGIKPTRETT, from the coding sequence ATGAAACACGACACTCGCCTGTACCGCATCCCGCTCCTGACGGCCCTTGTGCTGATCATGGCGCTGAGCGTCTGGGTATTCTCGTCCTGGCAGGGATATTCCGAACGCTCCATGGAGTGGCGGCGACAGCGCGCCCAGGACAGCTTCGCGACGCTGAACGCGATCATCGCGTCCATGAGCAACGGCGAACTGACGGACTGGAAACAGGTCGAGACAGTGCTCTCAAACGTCATTCGCGGTTCGCGCACCCTCTTTGTCGTGGTCCAGGGCCGCCACGGCCGCCTGGTCCAGACCGGGACGATGCCGGAATTTCTGATGACCAACAGCACCCGGGGCGAAATCGACACTGCCGACATGTATGTCATGTGGTCTCCCCTGCAACCTGCCCACATCCCCGCCAACTGGGCCGAGGCGCTTGAATCGACCAACCTTGGCCTCGGCCTGTGGCCGCGCAGCAACCCAGTCATGTACCTGGGTTTTCGCAGCAGCCCGGAAAGCTTCACTTCATCCTGGTTCTGGCAGCGCCAGGGCCCCATCTTCGCCTCCGCCCTGGTCTGCATCCTCGCCGTCACGGCCGTCTGGATCACGGGTATACGCCGCCGCATCCTGGCCGGGGAACTGGCCGCCGAGCGTATCCGCAGCGCCCATCTGGAAGAACTCGGATTGGCCGCCGCCGGACTGGCCCACGAGACCAAGAACCCGCTCGGCATCATCATGGGCATGGCGCAACAGATCGAAGCCCGGCACGACATTCCGGCTGAAAGCCGAACCATGCTCGGGCACATCATGGACGAGGTGGACAAGGCTTCGTCCCGCCTGGGAAATTTCATGAACTTCGCCCGCCAGCGCAAGCCTAGCCTCGCACCCGTGCGCATCGACAGGCTCTGCCGGGAAGTGGTCCATATCCTTGGGCCCGACTTCGACGCGGGCGGCGTGGACCTGCTCACCCAGGTCAAGGCCGCGACCATCAGCGCCGACGAAGCCATGCTGCGCCAGGTGCTGGTCAATCTGCTTCTGAACAGCCTGCACGCTTCCCCGGCGGGCACGACGGTCAGAATCGTACTCGGCAAGCAAGAGCGCAGACTGTTCCTCGCCGTGGAGGACCAGGGTCGCGGCATCCCCTCCGAACTGCTGCCGGACATCTTCAAGCCCTACGTCAGTGGATCACCCACGGGCCACGGACTGGGACTGGCCATTGTCAAACGCGTGGTCGAGGCTCATGGTTGGAAAATAAGCGCCGCCTCTACCCGGGGCCAGGGCACGACCATGACCATTTCCGGCATCAAACCCACAAGAGAGACCACATGA